The following are from one region of the Desulfonatronum thiosulfatophilum genome:
- a CDS encoding GspE/PulE family protein: MTGTDASHGHASCDYQALFNSIVQRISTQDSFQDILPIIEQDLLRLLRAERLTIYQRLRNEQEIVSKFKSGNEIKEIRLPLSPASIAGYVALNHATLLIRDVYDSGELQAIHPCLRFNAGFDRQTGFRSRSMVVVPIHHKNVGLGVLQLLNCTSGTVFSEVDLRNAQKIGMIIGRQFSYEFHGTNGPYDYLILKNRISRERLSELQKRAAAEQVSLTHLLVSDAGLRPEEVGYSLEQFHQVPYMAYDPEIMPALHLVDGVSEQYLRNNNWLPLSGDHQEVVILIDDPTDSQRIQEIQKIIPADRYIMRIGLPEDIQRYLRHDLDKSSEAGISDLVDRLEEEGGELEREDHLEDALSENTATVIILVKKLIQEAHRQNASDIHIEPEGANAAAQVRYRVDGLCHQTLKIPASHVRAVIARIKVMSGLDIAERRKPQDGKCLVRLGGKPLELRVVTLPTVHGESAVLRLLSASEAMPLNRLSLSSTNHERILDIVARPHGIFLVVGPTGSGKTTTLHAVLGHINQPDRKIWTAEDPVEITQPGLQQVQVHSKIGLTFASALRSFLRADPDVIMIGEMRDSETAQIGIEASLTGHLVFSTLHTNSAPETLVRLLDLGVEPVSFADALLGVLAQRLLRTLCGKCKIPYQASEEEIRFIRRHYGEDCLHELPLTAEPLILYRAYGCKACGDSGYKGRMGVHELLVGTEEIRSMVSSNATAQALRTQAMSQGMRTLMQDGIQKVLQGFSDFEQLRRIAG, translated from the coding sequence ATGACTGGAACGGACGCAAGCCACGGACATGCTTCATGCGATTATCAAGCCCTGTTCAATTCAATTGTCCAACGCATTTCCACCCAGGACAGCTTCCAGGATATCCTGCCCATTATTGAGCAGGACCTGCTCAGGTTGTTGCGGGCTGAACGGCTGACCATCTATCAACGCCTGCGCAACGAGCAGGAAATTGTTTCCAAGTTCAAGTCCGGCAACGAAATCAAGGAAATCCGCCTTCCTCTCTCGCCGGCCTCCATAGCCGGATATGTCGCCTTGAACCATGCTACCCTGCTGATCAGGGACGTGTACGATTCCGGAGAGCTTCAAGCGATTCATCCCTGCCTGCGCTTCAATGCGGGTTTTGACCGCCAAACCGGCTTTCGGAGCAGATCCATGGTGGTTGTTCCCATTCATCACAAAAATGTCGGCCTTGGCGTGCTGCAGCTTTTGAACTGCACCAGTGGGACGGTGTTCAGTGAAGTGGATCTGCGCAACGCCCAGAAAATCGGGATGATCATTGGCCGGCAGTTCTCCTACGAGTTTCATGGAACCAACGGACCATACGATTATCTCATCCTGAAAAATCGGATTTCCCGGGAACGGCTCTCGGAACTGCAAAAACGAGCCGCCGCGGAACAGGTTTCTCTCACTCACTTGCTGGTCTCGGATGCCGGCCTGCGGCCCGAGGAAGTCGGGTACTCGCTGGAACAATTCCACCAGGTGCCGTACATGGCCTACGATCCCGAAATCATGCCGGCGCTGCATCTTGTGGACGGAGTTTCGGAGCAGTACTTGCGCAACAACAACTGGCTGCCCCTTTCCGGGGATCACCAGGAGGTGGTGATTCTCATCGACGATCCCACGGACAGTCAAAGAATTCAGGAAATCCAAAAAATCATCCCGGCGGATCGCTACATTATGCGGATCGGCCTGCCCGAGGACATTCAGCGCTATCTCCGTCATGACCTGGACAAATCCTCCGAAGCAGGCATCTCCGATCTCGTGGACCGCCTGGAAGAGGAAGGCGGCGAACTGGAACGCGAGGATCACCTTGAAGACGCCTTGAGCGAAAATACGGCAACCGTGATCATCCTGGTCAAAAAGCTGATTCAAGAGGCGCATCGCCAGAATGCATCGGACATTCACATCGAACCCGAGGGTGCCAATGCGGCTGCCCAGGTTCGATACCGAGTCGACGGCCTGTGCCACCAGACCTTGAAAATTCCGGCCAGCCACGTCCGTGCGGTCATAGCCCGGATCAAGGTCATGTCCGGACTTGATATCGCGGAACGCCGCAAGCCTCAGGACGGAAAATGCCTGGTCCGTCTGGGTGGCAAGCCGCTGGAACTGCGGGTCGTGACACTGCCCACGGTGCATGGGGAATCCGCTGTGCTGCGCCTGCTTTCCGCGAGCGAAGCCATGCCTCTGAACCGTCTCTCTCTGTCATCAACGAATCACGAGCGGATTCTGGACATCGTCGCCCGGCCCCACGGCATTTTTCTGGTGGTGGGGCCGACGGGTTCCGGGAAAACCACAACCCTGCACGCCGTGCTCGGCCATATCAACCAGCCGGACCGCAAGATCTGGACCGCCGAGGACCCGGTGGAAATCACGCAGCCCGGCTTGCAGCAGGTCCAGGTCCATTCCAAGATCGGACTGACTTTTGCCTCGGCCCTGCGTTCCTTTCTGCGAGCTGATCCGGACGTGATCATGATCGGCGAGATGCGCGACTCGGAAACAGCCCAGATTGGGATCGAGGCCTCTCTGACCGGCCACCTTGTCTTCTCCACCCTGCACACCAACTCGGCCCCGGAAACCCTTGTCCGACTCCTGGATCTCGGCGTGGAGCCGGTCAGCTTTGCCGATGCCCTGCTCGGCGTGCTCGCCCAGCGACTGCTGCGCACCCTGTGCGGCAAATGCAAGATTCCCTACCAGGCTTCGGAGGAAGAAATTCGGTTCATTCGCCGACATTACGGCGAAGACTGCCTCCATGAGCTGCCCCTCACGGCCGAGCCCTTGATCCTCTACCGGGCCTACGGTTGCAAGGCCTGCGGCGACAGCGGCTACAAGGGCCGCATGGGCGTCCATGAACTGCTGGTGGGCACGGAGGAAATCCGCTCCATGGTCTCAAGCAACGCCACTGCCCAGGCACTTCGCACCCAGGCCATGTCACAGGGGATGCGAACTCTGATGCAGGACGGAATCCAGAAGGTTCTGCAAGGATTCAGCGACTTCGAACAACTCCGACGGATTGCGGGTTAG
- a CDS encoding DUF465 domain-containing protein produces MEQHEVDLIGKLVDGNPELAELWNDHQEYKKQLARFEGKPYLSPAEDAELKLLKKKKLAGKTKMQQILDKHRQSEA; encoded by the coding sequence ATGGAACAGCATGAAGTGGATCTCATTGGTAAATTGGTGGATGGGAACCCGGAACTTGCCGAATTATGGAATGATCACCAGGAATATAAGAAACAGCTGGCAAGGTTCGAAGGTAAACCCTATCTCTCGCCCGCGGAAGATGCGGAACTGAAGCTTTTGAAGAAGAAAAAGCTGGCGGGGAAGACTAAAATGCAACAGATCCTGGACAAGCATCGCCAATCGGAGGCCTGA
- a CDS encoding YggT family protein has translation MGILANFIMALAFVLNSILSIYFWIVIISALLSWVNPDPYNPIVRALRSLTDPVLNKIRSTVPFVMIGGFDLSPIVLLLGIRFVQIFIVNSLYQFAARL, from the coding sequence ATGGGTATTCTGGCTAACTTTATCATGGCGCTGGCTTTTGTCCTGAACTCGATCCTGAGCATCTACTTCTGGATCGTGATCATTTCGGCGCTGCTCTCCTGGGTCAATCCGGACCCGTACAATCCTATTGTCCGAGCGTTACGCTCGCTCACCGACCCGGTCTTGAACAAGATCAGAAGCACAGTACCCTTTGTCATGATCGGGGGATTTGATCTCTCCCCCATCGTTCTGTTGCTGGGAATTCGGTTCGTACAGATTTTCATCGTCAATTCGCTGTATCAGTTCGCGGCGAGACTGTAA
- the ilvC gene encoding ketol-acid reductoisomerase → MRVFYEQDAPLEPLAGKTVAIIGYGSQGHAHAQNLRDSGCNVVIGQRAGGENWQLAKEHGFEPMSAADAAKAADVIQILVQDQYQPKVYNEEVLPHLKAGKTLVFAHGFNIHFNQILPPKDVDVVMVAPKGPGHLVRREYERGGGVPALIAVHQDASGQALATALAYARGIGSTRSGVLQTTFQEETETDLFGEQAVLCGGVSALIRAGYETLIEAGYQPEVAYFECMHELKLIVDLLYEGGFKKMHHSISDTAEYGDLTRGPRLVDGRVKQEMKRVLEEIQQGHFAREWILENQAGRPSFYALRRQVEEHPIEEVGERLRGMMAWLKK, encoded by the coding sequence ATGCGCGTATTTTATGAACAGGATGCCCCTCTGGAGCCATTGGCCGGGAAAACCGTGGCCATCATCGGCTACGGCAGCCAGGGCCATGCCCACGCCCAGAATCTGCGGGATTCCGGCTGCAATGTCGTGATCGGCCAGCGAGCCGGCGGCGAAAACTGGCAGTTGGCCAAGGAACACGGCTTCGAGCCCATGAGCGCGGCGGATGCGGCAAAAGCCGCGGACGTGATCCAGATTCTGGTTCAGGACCAGTACCAGCCCAAGGTCTACAACGAGGAAGTCCTGCCCCATCTCAAGGCGGGCAAAACCCTTGTTTTCGCCCATGGCTTCAATATTCATTTCAATCAGATCCTGCCTCCCAAGGACGTGGACGTGGTCATGGTCGCTCCCAAGGGCCCGGGGCATCTGGTGCGCCGGGAATATGAGCGCGGCGGAGGCGTGCCGGCCCTGATCGCCGTGCACCAGGACGCTTCCGGACAGGCCCTGGCCACGGCGTTGGCCTATGCCCGCGGTATCGGTTCGACCCGTTCCGGCGTTCTGCAGACCACCTTCCAGGAAGAAACCGAAACGGACCTGTTCGGTGAACAGGCCGTGCTCTGCGGCGGCGTCAGCGCGCTGATCCGGGCCGGTTACGAAACCCTGATCGAGGCCGGATATCAGCCCGAAGTGGCGTACTTCGAGTGCATGCACGAACTGAAGCTGATCGTGGACCTGCTCTACGAAGGCGGATTCAAGAAGATGCACCACTCCATCAGTGACACCGCCGAATACGGGGACCTGACCCGCGGCCCGCGCCTGGTGGACGGACGGGTGAAGCAGGAAATGAAGCGCGTCCTGGAAGAGATCCAGCAGGGCCATTTCGCTCGGGAATGGATCCTGGAAAATCAGGCCGGAAGGCCCAGCTTCTACGCTCTGCGCCGCCAGGTGGAAGAGCATCCCATCGAGGAAGTCGGAGAGCGCCTGCGAGGCATGATGGCGTGGCTGAAAAAATAA
- the ilvB gene encoding biosynthetic-type acetolactate synthase large subunit: MERTGAQILLECLLHEKVDAVFGFPGGAVIDIYHHLPEYPKLRHFLVRHEQGAIHAADGYARATGNVGVCLVTSGPGATNTVTGIATAYMDSIPVVIITGQVPTPLIGNDAFQEVDIVGISRPCVKHNYLVKEVKDLAWIIKQAFYLARTGRPGPVLVDLPKDVLQAKCTYEYPETISMRSYNPNLAPNRRQVRKATELLRNSKRPLVYSGGGVISSDASEELTWLCRNLHIPVTSTLMGLGAFPGDDPLWLGMLGMHGTYAANMAVGHTDLLLAVGARFDDRVTGKISSFAPSAQVVHIDVDPTSIRKNVNVDIPIVADCLHALRAIREELEICAECPDWAAVHEPWLNQLQEWRQNHPLRYTFSEEPIKPQFVVEKIYELTKGEAIITTEVGQNQMWAAQFSRFHRPRTFLTSGGLGTMGYGFPAAIGAQVAFPDKLVIDIAGDGSIQMNIQEMATAVSYNIPVKIVILNNGYLGMVRQWQELFYAKNYCSTCMHINPDFVKLAEAYGARGFRVTRAADVESVLREAFAVSGPVIVDVVVEPEENVYPMVPAGAALTDMLLV, encoded by the coding sequence ATGGAAAGGACGGGGGCGCAAATCCTGCTGGAGTGCCTGCTTCATGAAAAGGTGGACGCCGTATTCGGATTTCCCGGCGGAGCTGTCATCGACATCTACCATCACCTGCCCGAATATCCGAAGTTGCGACATTTTCTGGTCCGCCACGAGCAAGGGGCCATTCATGCCGCGGACGGATATGCGCGGGCAACGGGCAACGTCGGAGTATGTCTGGTAACGAGCGGACCGGGGGCGACGAACACGGTTACCGGGATCGCCACCGCCTATATGGATTCCATCCCCGTCGTTATTATCACGGGCCAGGTCCCGACACCCTTGATCGGCAACGATGCGTTCCAGGAAGTTGATATCGTCGGCATTTCAAGACCGTGCGTGAAACACAACTACCTGGTTAAGGAAGTGAAGGACCTGGCCTGGATCATCAAACAGGCCTTCTATCTTGCCCGGACCGGACGTCCCGGACCGGTGCTCGTTGACCTGCCCAAGGATGTTCTCCAGGCCAAATGCACATATGAATATCCTGAAACCATCAGCATGCGCAGCTACAATCCCAACCTCGCACCGAACCGCCGGCAGGTGCGCAAGGCCACGGAGCTTCTGCGCAACAGCAAGCGCCCGCTGGTCTACTCCGGCGGCGGGGTCATCTCCTCGGACGCCTCCGAGGAACTGACCTGGCTGTGCCGGAACCTGCACATTCCGGTCACCTCCACCCTGATGGGCCTGGGCGCCTTTCCTGGCGACGACCCCCTGTGGCTGGGCATGCTCGGGATGCACGGCACATATGCCGCGAACATGGCCGTGGGACACACGGATCTGCTTCTGGCGGTTGGAGCGCGCTTCGACGACCGGGTGACCGGAAAGATCAGTTCCTTCGCCCCTTCAGCCCAGGTGGTGCATATTGACGTGGATCCCACATCCATCCGCAAGAACGTCAACGTGGACATCCCCATCGTGGCGGACTGCCTGCACGCTCTGCGCGCCATCCGCGAGGAACTGGAAATCTGCGCGGAATGCCCCGACTGGGCCGCTGTGCATGAGCCCTGGTTGAATCAGCTCCAGGAATGGCGGCAGAATCATCCCCTACGCTACACTTTCAGTGAAGAACCCATCAAACCGCAATTTGTCGTTGAAAAAATTTATGAGCTGACCAAGGGCGAAGCGATCATTACCACGGAAGTAGGGCAGAACCAGATGTGGGCGGCCCAGTTCTCCAGGTTCCATCGTCCGCGAACCTTCCTCACCTCCGGCGGCCTGGGAACCATGGGTTACGGCTTTCCCGCCGCCATCGGCGCCCAGGTGGCCTTCCCGGACAAGCTGGTGATCGACATTGCGGGCGACGGCTCAATCCAGATGAACATCCAGGAAATGGCCACCGCGGTGAGCTACAACATCCCGGTGAAAATCGTCATCCTGAACAACGGATACCTGGGGATGGTCCGGCAATGGCAGGAACTGTTCTATGCCAAGAACTACTGCTCCACGTGCATGCATATCAACCCGGACTTCGTGAAGCTGGCCGAAGCCTACGGAGCAAGGGGATTCAGGGTGACCAGAGCGGCGGACGTTGAAAGCGTGCTCCGGGAAGCTTTTGCGGTATCCGGTCCGGTCATCGTGGACGTGGTCGTGGAACCCGAAGAAAACGTCTATCCCATGGTCCCGGCCGGCGCTGCGCTGACCGACATGCTGCTGGTGTAA
- the ilvN gene encoding acetolactate synthase small subunit, with protein MRHVLSVLVENEPGVLSRVVGLFSGRGFNIETLNVGPTLEDGISLMTITTSGDEQIIEQITKQLRKLVTVVKVVDLTHLQSVEREMVLIKVNAEDDRRAEILRIADIFRCKVVDVSSNELTLEITGDQGKIKAIVSLLQRFGIKEFARTGTVAMRRSMQME; from the coding sequence ATGCGTCATGTGCTGTCGGTACTTGTGGAAAACGAGCCCGGAGTGCTCTCCCGGGTTGTCGGCTTGTTCAGCGGCCGGGGGTTCAACATTGAAACCCTCAATGTCGGCCCTACCTTAGAGGACGGCATTTCCCTGATGACCATCACCACGTCGGGCGACGAGCAGATCATCGAGCAGATCACCAAACAACTGCGCAAGCTCGTCACCGTGGTCAAAGTGGTGGACCTGACCCACCTCCAGTCTGTTGAACGGGAAATGGTTTTGATCAAGGTCAACGCGGAGGACGATCGCCGGGCCGAAATCCTTCGCATCGCTGACATCTTCCGGTGCAAGGTCGTGGACGTGAGCAGCAACGAGCTGACCCTGGAAATCACCGGCGACCAGGGCAAGATCAAGGCCATCGTGAGCCTGCTTCAGCGCTTCGGCATCAAGGAATTTGCCCGCACGGGCACAGTGGCCATGCGCCGCAGCATGCAGATGGAGTGA
- a CDS encoding class I fructose-bisphosphate aldolase → MGCNVEELLGERAENLLAFNSPKISKDLLHLPGPDFVDRVYALSNRNNRVLGNLAWLFNHGRLGGTGYLSILPVDQGIEHAGGASFAKNPIYFDPENIIKLAMEGGCNGVASTFGVLGVMSRKYAHKIPFIVKINHNELLTVPNRYNQILYGTVEQAYDMGAAAVGATIYFGSEESDTQIIEIAEAFARAHELGMVTILWCYLRNSAFKKDKDYHAAADLTGQANHLGVTIQADIIKQKLPKTNGGYKALNMGDSSYGKFDERIYSELASDHPIDLCRYQVANCYMGRAGLINSGGASAENDFVEAAVTAVINKRAGGSGLISGRKAFQRPMEEGAKLLNTIQDVYLDSTVTIA, encoded by the coding sequence ATGGGATGTAATGTCGAAGAATTGTTGGGAGAACGGGCTGAAAACCTGCTGGCGTTCAACTCGCCGAAAATTTCCAAGGATCTGTTGCATCTTCCCGGACCGGATTTCGTGGACCGGGTCTATGCCTTATCCAACCGCAACAATCGTGTGCTGGGAAACTTGGCTTGGCTCTTCAACCATGGACGGCTTGGCGGCACGGGCTACCTTTCCATCCTGCCAGTGGACCAAGGCATCGAGCATGCCGGCGGGGCGAGCTTCGCAAAAAACCCGATTTATTTCGATCCGGAGAACATCATCAAGCTGGCCATGGAAGGCGGCTGCAACGGCGTGGCTTCCACCTTCGGCGTGCTCGGCGTCATGTCCCGGAAATACGCACATAAGATCCCCTTCATCGTAAAGATCAACCACAACGAACTGCTGACCGTGCCCAACCGGTACAACCAGATTCTCTACGGCACCGTGGAGCAGGCCTACGATATGGGTGCCGCCGCCGTGGGGGCGACCATCTACTTCGGTTCCGAGGAGAGCGACACCCAGATCATCGAGATCGCCGAAGCCTTTGCCCGAGCCCATGAACTGGGCATGGTCACCATCTTGTGGTGCTATCTGCGCAATTCGGCCTTCAAGAAGGACAAGGACTACCATGCCGCCGCGGATTTGACCGGACAGGCCAACCATCTCGGCGTGACCATTCAGGCGGACATCATCAAGCAGAAGCTGCCGAAAACCAATGGCGGCTACAAGGCCCTGAACATGGGCGATTCCAGCTACGGCAAGTTCGACGAACGCATCTACTCTGAATTGGCCTCGGATCATCCCATCGACCTGTGCCGCTACCAGGTGGCCAACTGCTACATGGGCCGGGCCGGACTGATCAACAGCGGCGGCGCATCCGCTGAGAACGACTTCGTCGAGGCCGCCGTCACCGCGGTGATCAACAAACGCGCCGGCGGCTCCGGCCTGATCTCCGGACGCAAAGCCTTCCAGCGTCCCATGGAAGAAGGCGCAAAATTGCTGAACACCATCCAAGACGTCTATCTCGATTCCACCGTGACCATTGCCTGA
- a CDS encoding amino acid ABC transporter ATP-binding protein, with the protein MIRIEGLHKWFGAFHALKDIDLDVARGERVVICGPSGSGKSTLIRCINRLEIHQRGRILVDGIELTDDLKRIDRVRREVGMLFQNFNLFPHLTIMENCTMAPIWVRRMPLEEARKQAMHFLERVRIPEQADKYPVQLSGGQQQRAAIARCLCMSPKIMLFDEPTSALDPEMIKEVLDVMVDLAKSGMTMLCVTHEMGFAREVADRVVFMDGGEIIEANAPDDFFRNPRSDRAKLFLSQILSH; encoded by the coding sequence ATGATCCGGATCGAGGGGCTGCACAAATGGTTCGGCGCCTTTCATGCCCTCAAGGACATTGATCTGGACGTAGCCCGGGGCGAGCGGGTGGTGATCTGCGGGCCCTCGGGCTCGGGCAAATCCACTTTAATCCGCTGCATCAACCGGCTGGAGATCCACCAGCGCGGCCGGATCCTGGTGGACGGGATCGAACTGACCGACGACCTGAAACGCATTGACCGGGTGCGGCGGGAAGTGGGCATGCTCTTCCAGAACTTCAATTTGTTTCCGCACCTGACCATCATGGAAAATTGCACCATGGCCCCGATCTGGGTGCGGCGCATGCCGTTGGAGGAAGCCCGCAAGCAGGCAATGCACTTCCTGGAGCGGGTGCGCATTCCCGAACAGGCGGACAAGTATCCGGTGCAGCTTTCCGGCGGCCAGCAACAGCGCGCGGCCATTGCCCGCTGCCTGTGCATGAGCCCGAAGATCATGCTCTTCGACGAACCCACCAGCGCCCTTGATCCGGAAATGATCAAGGAGGTTTTGGACGTCATGGTGGATCTGGCCAAATCAGGAATGACCATGCTCTGCGTGACCCATGAAATGGGGTTTGCCCGCGAAGTTGCCGACAGGGTCGTATTCATGGACGGCGGCGAGATCATCGAGGCCAATGCCCCGGATGATTTTTTCAGAAATCCGCGGTCGGACCGGGCCAAGCTCTTTCTTTCCCAGATCCTTTCGCATTAA
- a CDS encoding alanine dehydrogenase has product MRIGIPKEIKPQEGRIALLPRQVERLVQAGHRVFVESGAGRISRSEDREYEQAGAAILSGPAEVFAAAELIVKVKEILPPEYPLLRGEHIILTNIHAAMNREQLDTFLQVGLTAISAENTHRFGSPNCVLAGEVGALEAVRLCLACYGGTGRHFMGHFGESALKVLVLGLGNVGRGAVRTLLGLGATVIGLDVFEGARKAAALDWHDRRMIVGEIDELSNYLEDVDAVVNCVLWPKERTDHLIPREMLGRFKPGAVIVDISCDQGGAVETCRPTSWAEPVYEVDGVRHFCVDNIPGAVPVTASAGYGEALMDKILAIAAKGVVQACKDDPWLARGLTCAGGTLLLEEAARYQKREFTTVQEWLESR; this is encoded by the coding sequence ATGCGGATCGGCATACCCAAGGAAATCAAGCCCCAGGAAGGAAGGATAGCCCTGCTGCCCCGGCAGGTAGAGCGTCTTGTGCAGGCAGGACATAGAGTGTTCGTGGAATCCGGCGCCGGTCGGATATCGCGGAGTGAAGACCGGGAATACGAGCAGGCCGGAGCCGCGATTCTGTCGGGACCGGCAGAGGTCTTCGCGGCGGCGGAACTGATCGTCAAGGTCAAGGAAATCCTGCCTCCGGAATATCCCTTGCTGCGCGGGGAGCACATCATTTTAACCAACATCCATGCAGCCATGAATCGGGAACAGTTGGACACCTTTCTTCAGGTCGGGCTGACCGCGATTTCAGCGGAGAACACCCACCGGTTCGGCTCCCCCAACTGCGTTCTGGCCGGAGAAGTGGGCGCGTTGGAGGCCGTTCGGCTGTGTCTGGCTTGCTACGGCGGCACGGGCAGGCACTTCATGGGCCATTTCGGCGAATCAGCCCTCAAGGTGCTGGTGCTGGGTCTGGGCAACGTGGGCCGGGGAGCGGTGCGCACGCTGCTGGGATTGGGGGCAACCGTGATTGGATTGGATGTGTTTGAGGGAGCGCGCAAGGCCGCGGCTCTGGACTGGCATGACCGGAGGATGATCGTCGGCGAGATAGATGAATTGTCGAATTACCTTGAGGATGTCGATGCCGTGGTCAACTGCGTGCTCTGGCCCAAGGAGCGCACTGACCACCTGATCCCGCGCGAAATGTTGGGCCGGTTCAAGCCCGGCGCCGTGATCGTGGACATCTCCTGCGACCAGGGCGGCGCCGTTGAAACCTGCCGCCCCACATCCTGGGCCGAGCCGGTCTACGAGGTGGACGGCGTGCGCCACTTCTGCGTGGACAACATTCCCGGCGCGGTGCCGGTCACGGCCTCGGCCGGTTACGGCGAAGCCCTGATGGACAAGATCCTGGCCATCGCCGCCAAGGGCGTGGTCCAGGCTTGCAAGGACGATCCCTGGCTCGCCCGCGGCCTGACCTGCGCCGGCGGCACGCTGCTGCTTGAAGAGGCCGCCCGGTATCAGAAGCGGGAGTTTACGACAGTGCAGGAATGGTTGGAATCGAGGTAG
- a CDS encoding DUF167 domain-containing protein — MVLDGIVQQMDCSWLLPVWIQPGAKQDCAVGIMDGCLKVRIAAPAVDNKANRSLTVFIAALLGLRRDQVQIVKGMTGRRKMLRIVAEAKPDWEKLFPRR; from the coding sequence ATGGTCCTCGACGGTATTGTTCAGCAGATGGACTGCTCCTGGCTGCTGCCGGTATGGATTCAACCCGGCGCCAAGCAAGACTGCGCCGTCGGAATCATGGACGGTTGTCTGAAGGTCCGCATTGCCGCTCCAGCCGTTGACAACAAGGCCAATCGGTCTTTGACCGTATTCATTGCGGCGCTGTTGGGACTGCGTCGTGATCAGGTGCAAATCGTCAAGGGCATGACAGGAAGAAGAAAGATGCTGCGTATTGTCGCGGAAGCGAAACCTGACTGGGAAAAGTTGTTCCCTCGCAGGTAG
- a CDS encoding DMT family transporter, translated as MIPAEILALCAALCWSFGGLIALVPARELGALPFNRLRMSMVFVMLALAALVTGGWWSLTVEHSSVLVISAMVGIFMGDTALFAALRRLGPRRSGILFATNAPMTALLGIIILGERMSLLTLTGCALVMTGVVMAIYHGTGAVHRHAFEEVRGRLIVGVLIGLGAALCQAVSTIIAKPVLASGVDPVAASALRVGTAALALTATTLLPQAMFHAPTRLTPRVAGLTALSGLVGMALGMTFLLAALARGTAGVVSTLSATSPILILPILWVATKQRPSGLAWMGAVLAVIGAACIFNG; from the coding sequence ATGATACCTGCTGAAATTCTGGCGTTGTGCGCTGCCCTGTGCTGGTCCTTCGGAGGACTGATTGCGCTGGTTCCGGCCCGGGAACTGGGCGCATTGCCCTTCAATCGCCTACGTATGTCCATGGTCTTCGTGATGCTCGCCCTGGCCGCCCTGGTCACGGGCGGCTGGTGGAGCCTGACCGTGGAGCATTCCTCCGTGCTGGTGATCTCGGCCATGGTGGGCATTTTCATGGGCGACACGGCGCTCTTCGCGGCCCTGCGCCGCCTGGGCCCGCGGCGCTCCGGAATATTGTTCGCCACCAATGCTCCCATGACCGCTCTGCTGGGAATAATCATTCTCGGCGAACGCATGTCCCTGCTCACCCTGACCGGATGCGCACTGGTGATGACCGGGGTGGTCATGGCAATCTACCACGGAACCGGGGCGGTGCATCGCCATGCTTTCGAAGAGGTTCGAGGGAGGTTGATCGTAGGCGTGCTCATCGGTCTGGGAGCCGCTCTGTGCCAGGCTGTCTCCACGATTATTGCCAAGCCCGTTCTGGCTTCCGGCGTGGACCCGGTGGCCGCGTCGGCCCTGCGCGTGGGAACGGCGGCTCTGGCCCTTACCGCCACGACCCTGCTGCCCCAGGCCATGTTCCATGCCCCAACCAGGCTCACGCCCAGGGTGGCCGGACTAACCGCGCTCAGCGGACTGGTGGGCATGGCTCTGGGCATGACCTTTCTCCTGGCCGCCCTGGCCAGGGGTACGGCCGGGGTGGTTTCCACTCTCTCCGCGACCTCGCCGATTCTCATTCTGCCTATCCTCTGGGTAGCAACGAAACAACGCCCTTCTGGACTCGCTTGGATGGGAGCCGTATTGGCCGTGATCGGCGCCGCCTGCATTTTCAACGGATAA